The Deltaproteobacteria bacterium nucleotide sequence GCAAGCGCCGGGACCGGGCGCGCCGCTCAACCACGAATGCGCCGGCCGCCATTCTTTGATCCACGGACACTGATCCGGCATCTGATGAAAATATCCATCGTGCTCGTACATCACCGGATCGTGCTCGGCGAAGAACAACACATAGCGGCACATCGGATAAGTGAAACCGCGCAGCGCGGTGAGATAACGAATGTTGTGATGATTGGCTTCGAGCAGTGCCGCGACGCCGTGCTTTTTCATGATCGCTTGCGCTCGCGCCACGCGCTGAGTCCGCATACGCTCAGTATTGAGCCGCTCTTGCCAATCCGCGGTCTCCGGACCGAAAGTCAATTTGGATGAATATTGCACCATAATCGCTCTCCTGAAAATATTTAGCGCAAACCTACCTGGAACCAGTTTTCGCTTCAACCGTAAACATCGCCTAGCAGACGATCCCATCGCAGTGCGCCCTAGCAAATATACGTCATGCCGGCGACGGCCGGCATCCATCCCCGCACCCGTCCTGGATTCCGGCCTGCGCCGGAATGACGGAAAGACAGGCTAATCGTTTAGCCGAAAGACCCTTGATTGCCAAGCATGAACGAATGTAATCTGAATCGAAGTGAACCTCACTGGAATGAAACATTTTGTACGGATCATCGCTTGTTTTGGCATCCTCAACGTCTCGGCATTGGGCGCCGTTGCCGCCGAACGGATCACCGCCGCTTACACCAGTATCGCCGCCGCCTACGCGCCGTTCTGGGTCGCCAAAGACAAAGCCATCTTCGACAAGTATAATTTCGACACGCGCTTGATCTACATGCGCGGCACCGTGCCGACTCTGGCGGCGCTGGCCAACGGCGAACTCGACTTCGTTCAGTCCGGCGCGTCGCCGTTCATTCCCTACGCCGCCAAAGGCGGCGACGTCGTGCTGCTCGGCTGCCTGGCGAACAAAGTCATCGACTACGTGCTCATCGCCCATCCTTCGATTAGCAGAATCGAACAGCTGCGCGGCAAGAATATCGGCATCAGCCGAGTCGGCGATCAGACCCATCATTACGTGCGGGAAATTCTCAAACGCTACGGCATCGCCATCAAAGACGTGCGCCTGGTGCAAACCGGCCTGCAACCGGAGCGGGTCGCGGCGCTGCGCCAAGGCTTGACCACCGCGAGCATTCTCAACCGGCCCAACAATCTGCCGCTGGAGCAAGAGGCTTTTAAACGATTGCTCGACATCGAAGATTTAAAACTGCCGGCCGGCGTGCGTTGTCTGATCACGACCAAGAAAATCATCAAAGCCAAACCAGCGATGGTGGAAAATTTTGTCATGGCCTGGCTCGAATCCGTGCGCTTCATCCTCACGCAAAAGCGCGAGACCAGACAGGTCATCGCCAAATACACGCTCAACAACGACGACGTGCACTTGGAAGAAGCCTGGAACACGCTTGCGACACAGACCGAGATCCCGCCCTACGCTTCGATCAGCCAGCTCCAAGGCCAAACCAACATGATGGCCGAAGACCAACCCGACTTGGCGAAATTCGACGCCAAAGTGATGGTCGACAACAGCGTGATAAAAAAATTGGAAGATTCCGGCTGGACTAAGAAACTGTTTCGCTGAGACGAGAGATTATTACTCACCACGAAGGCACGAAGAGCACGAAGTTCGGAGAGAAAATTTTCCGAAACCTTCGTGTCCTTCGTGCCTTCGTGGTGAAAATCTTCTTCTCTTTATGGCACTGCCTTGGCGACTTCGGCGAGAATACTGCCATCGATCAACGCTTCCGCTTTCAAATTCTTCGCCGCCGGCACCGTCGGCACCAGCGAGTCGATGGCGTAGCGCAAGCCTTCGATCGGCAAGGTGGGAAACGGTTCGAGAAATTTCTCCGAGTTGAAGCGATAGTTTTCGTCGATGATCGCTTTATCCTGTAGGCGCAGATTCTTGGCCAAGACCTTCTTGCTGAATTCCGGGTCGTCTTGGATTTTTTTCATGCTCGCCACCAACGCGCGCACGAAGCGCACGGCCACCGGCCGCCGTTCTTTTAAAAACCCACGGCGCACGGCGCTCATGTTGCCGACGACTGGAAAATTCAAAGTTTCGATATCGAGGACGCTTTTGAAACCGTCTTTTCCCAGCGTCATGGCGAAGGCGAGATTCAAGATCGTCGCCGCCACCCGGCCATTTTTCAGCGCCATGGTTCGATCCGCCTGACCGCCGGTGGAAATAACCCGGACATCCGTATCGGCGTTCATACCGAGCCTCTTCATCTCCAGCCGCAGATAAAAATGCGACACATCGTGAATCCGCGCGATGCCGACCACTTTGCTTTTCAGCTGTTCCATCTTGTCGATGCCCGGCGCGGCGACGATGCGGTACTGCATGCGGTTGTAAACGCTGGCGATGAACTGCAAGTCCGCGCCGCTGGCCATGGCGCCGATGACGTTGTGCGGAATGCAGTAAAGCAAATCGATCTCGCCGGACACCAACGAGGAAACCGCCGGATTGCCCTGAATCCAGATCTGCTCGACATCCAATCCTTCGCGCGCGTAGAAACCGGCGTCTTTCGCCAGCCACAGGGGTAGAATCGCGCCGCCGATATAACAATTGCTAACGCGCAACTTATCCGCGCCGTTGGCCGGCGCTGCAAAGAGCGAACCCAGCGCCACCAGCGCAATCAGCGAAACCCTCGCCACAATCGTTTTTTGTATCGTCATAGCGCCGACACTAGCGTGGAGTTATTTTCGTATCAAGCATCGCTTGCTATCTTGTGGCTGCCTGGTTACAGAAGAAAAATAATGAAATTTGGTATTGGAAGCTTTGCCGCCACGCTGCTGTTCGTCAGCGCGGCATCGACCAGCTTCGGCGCCGAACCCGCGCTGGAGAAAGTCCGCATCGCGGTATCGTCGAAATCGTTGGGCTTCCTCGACACCTGGGCGGCCAAAGAGCGCGGTTTTTTCCGCAAGCATGGCCTCGACGCCGAGATCATCGCCATGCGCCCGCCGCTCACCATCGGCGCCTTGCAAGCCGGTGAGATCGATTATGCCATCGGTGCCAGCACCACTTCGCGCGGCGCCATTTCCGGCGCGCCGGTGCGCATTGTTAGTTTAGCCTTGCGCTCGTCGTTTCATACGCTAGTCTCTCGGCCCGCGATCAAAACCATCGCCGATATGAAAGGCAAGACCGTCGCCGTCACCATCGGCGCCGCCGATGACTTCGTCGCGCGCCACCTGTTGCGCCGCGGCGGCGTCGATCCGCGCGAAGTTAATTTCGTCAACATGGGCGGATCGGAGACGCGCTTTCCCGCTTTATACAACGGCACCATCGACGCTTCGCCGCTGTCGCTGCCGTTTTTCCTCGTCGCCAAGAGACAAGGCTACAATCTGCTCGGCACCGCATCCGACGTTCTCGACATGGCGACGGTGGGCATCGGCACATCGCTGAAAAAAATTTCGCAAGAACGCGAGCAGGTAAAAAATTGGTTCGCGCTCAGCTCGACACCCTGCGCTGGATCAAGAGCCAGAAAAATGAAGTCGTGCCGTTCCTGCAAAAGTTTTACGGCCTCGACGAAGCGATGGCGGTGGCATCCCACGCGATCTATGCCAAGTTGATCATCGACGACGCCCGCCCGCTGGCCGAGGCCATCAAAACCGTGCTCGACCAACAGGGCAAACCCGATTTGCCGCTCGACCGCGTGGTCGACGCTTCGGTGGTCGAAGAAGTATTGCGTGAACGGCGATAGAATATAGAGCTTCGCCCGACTTTGGTGTAGATAATGTGTCAAGTTCAATTCGTTTTGTTCACCACGAAGAGCACGAAGGACACGAAGGTTTCGGAGAATATTATGTC carries:
- a CDS encoding ABC transporter substrate-binding protein, yielding MTIQKTIVARVSLIALVALGSLFAAPANGADKLRVSNCYIGGAILPLWLAKDAGFYAREGLDVEQIWIQGNPAVSSLVSGEIDLLYCIPHNVIGAMASGADLQFIASVYNRMQYRIVAAPGIDKMEQLKSKVVGIARIHDVSHFYLRLEMKRLGMNADTDVRVISTGGQADRTMALKNGRVAATILNLAFAMTLGKDGFKSVLDIETLNFPVVGNMSAVRRGFLKERRPVAVRFVRALVASMKKIQDDPEFSKKVLAKNLRLQDKAIIDENYRFNSEKFLEPFPTLPIEGLRYAIDSLVPTVPAAKNLKAEALIDGSILAEVAKAVP
- a CDS encoding ABC transporter substrate-binding protein; protein product: MKHFVRIIACFGILNVSALGAVAAERITAAYTSIAAAYAPFWVAKDKAIFDKYNFDTRLIYMRGTVPTLAALANGELDFVQSGASPFIPYAAKGGDVVLLGCLANKVIDYVLIAHPSISRIEQLRGKNIGISRVGDQTHHYVREILKRYGIAIKDVRLVQTGLQPERVAALRQGLTTASILNRPNNLPLEQEAFKRLLDIEDLKLPAGVRCLITTKKIIKAKPAMVENFVMAWLESVRFILTQKRETRQVIAKYTLNNDDVHLEEAWNTLATQTEIPPYASISQLQGQTNMMAEDQPDLAKFDAKVMVDNSVIKKLEDSGWTKKLFR
- a CDS encoding ABC transporter substrate-binding protein, with translation MKFGIGSFAATLLFVSAASTSFGAEPALEKVRIAVSSKSLGFLDTWAAKERGFFRKHGLDAEIIAMRPPLTIGALQAGEIDYAIGASTTSRGAISGAPVRIVSLALRSSFHTLVSRPAIKTIADMKGKTVAVTIGAADDFVARHLLRRGGVDPREVNFVNMGGSETRFPALYNGTIDASPLSLPFFLVAKRQGYNLLGTASDVLDMATVGIGTSLKKISQEREQVKNWFALSSTPCAGSRARKMKSCRSCKSFTASTKRWRWHPTRSMPS